GGGGAATCGGCGAGCTTGAGATGCGGGAATCGCGCCTCGATGGCAAGGTTGCGCTGCTTCAGCGCGTCATACTCGGCATCAGAGACCAGCGGCGCGTCATGGCCGTGATAGGCCTCGTCATGACGGGCAATTTCAGCGGCCAGCCGTTCCAGTTCGGTCTTCGCTTCCGCTTCCGACAACTCGGCTACCGGTTTTGGCTGATGGGTCATGTTGGGGCTCCGGCGATCAGCACCGTTTTAGAGAAATCCGGGCAAATGAAAAGGCCTCTATCGGGCGCGTGAACATCAATCAGCAATTAGGATTTGCAGTGTAGGCTGATGCGGCATGCGGGTCTTGGCGCCGCGATGAAGGAATGACGGACAGATGATCGTCGGCACACAATTTTTCACCGCTCCCAGGGTGACCACGGAGCGGGCGATCCTCACCAACGCATCGGCAGCGGTGACGCCCGAATCCGTTGAAGCCGGTGATGAGGCTTTAGACTCGCTGGCGCTGCTCGACAATTTCGTCGAATCGGCAGCGCTCGGCCGCAAGGCTTTTGCAGAGGACCGGCTCAAGCACCTCAAGGAGCAGATGAACACGCTGTCGCTGTTCAATCTCGCCCCGGGTTTTCTTGCCGGCCACACAGCGCGGATGGCCAAGGAGCTTGAATCCGCGGCCTCCGATTTTGCCTCCGCGTTCAAGACGCTGGCCGGGCTGGAGCAACCCGCCAATCCGGGCACAGCCACGGACGGTTCCGTGCCCACGGCCTATCTCGAGGTGATGGACGATGACGCTCCCCTCACCGCCAGAATGAGCCCCGAAGACGCGGAAACAGCCGCAAGCTTCATGAACACCGCCTATCAACTCCGGGGCGTGGTTGAATTGATCTCGGATGATGCCCGGGACAGCGCCAATATGCGGCGGAGCGCGGACAGCGCCCGCAATACCACCGACCACGTCATGACCATCATGGCGCGGCTCGAAGGGCCATCGGTTTTCAACAAGACTTTCTGGTAGGCAAATCAACAGCCACGCATGCCGGATCCCTGCCCCGTACCGGGCCAGACCTCCTCAGTCCGCCACATCCAGTAGCCGTGCGGCTGCGGCACGCGCTTCGGCGGTAACGTGCTCGCCGGCCAGCATCCGGGCGATTTCCTCGCACCGGTCATCGAGCCCCATGCTGCGCACCCGGGTGGTCACGGTTGTCGAACCTTCCTCGGATGGCCCCTTGGCAATCAGCAAATGCGTCGCAGCCCGCGCCGCTACCTGCGGTGCATGGGTGACCGAAAGCACCTGAACGCCATCAGCCAGCCGCTTGAGCCGCTTGCCGATGGCATCGGCCACCGCTCCGCCCACGCCGGTGTCGATCTCGTCAAAAACCAACGTCGGTGCCGAACCGCGATCGGCCAGCGCCACTTTCAGCGCCAGCAGGAACCGCGAAAGTTCGCCGCCTGAGGCCACCTTCATGATCGGGCCGGGCCGCGAGCCGGGGTTGGTGCGCACATGGAAAGCCACGGAATCGATTCCCGTCGGTCCGGCATTGGCAGCATCACTGCTGATCTCGACAATGAATTCGGCCCGCTCCAGCTTCAGCGCCGGCAACTCGGCCATCACCGCAGCAGTCAGCGCAGCACCCGCCGTGTGGCGGCGTTCCGACAAGACTTTGGCCGACTGCAGGAACGCGGCCTCGGTCTGCCCCACCCGGGCTTCAAGCGCCGACAGCCGTTCTTCACCGGCATCGAGATCAGCCAGATCGGCCATCATCCGCGCCGCCAATTCGGCCAGCGAATCCACGGGCACATTGTATTTGCGCGCAGCCGCCCTCAATGCAAACAGCCGCTCCTCGGTCTCTTCCAACTCGCGCGGGTTGAAATCCGCCGCCCGCTGCGCCGCCTCGACGGCGGTCTGGGCTTCAGCCAGCGCATTGAGCGCGACATCCAGCGCCGCCACCGTGTCGTTGAGAAGTTCCGGCGCCTGTTCGGCCTTGCGCTCAAGCCGCCGGAGCAAGCCACTGATCACCGGGATCGGCGACGCCTGGCCGCTGAGCACCTCATCAGCCTCGTTGATGTCACTGGCCATCTTCTCGGCCTTCATCATCCGCGAACGGCTTTCGGCGAGTTGTTCCTCTTCGCCTTCCACCGGCACCAGCTTTTCCAGCTCGTCGACCGATGAGCGCAGCCAGTCGGCCTCGCGCCGCGCCGCCTCGACCCGCGCCCGGTGGGCTTTAAGCGCCCGTTCCGCTTCGCGCCAGCTCTCATGCAGCGCACCGACTTCGGCCGCGCGCTCACTCAGGCCGCCAAAGGCATCAAGCAGCGCCCGGTGGGCATCCATGTCGATCAGGGCGCGGTCGTCATGCTGGCCGTGAATTTCCACCAGCCGTTGCCCGGCTTCGCGCATCAGCGCCACGCTGGCTGGCTGATCGTTGATGAACACCCGCGTGCGGCCATCGCCCGATTGCACCCGGCGAAACACCAGATCACCGTCATCATCAATGCCGTTGTCGCGCAAAAGCAGCCGCGCCGGATGATCCGCGCCAACATCGAACACGGCGGTAACCTGGCCCTTGTCGGCGCCATGGCGCACAAGCGAACCATCGCCGCGGCCACCGAGCGCCAGTGACAGGCTGTCAAGCAATATGGATTTGCCGGCCCCGGTCTCACCGGTGAGGACCGAGAGCCCGGCGTCAAACTCGAGATCAAGCTTCTCGATCAGGACTATATCGCGGATCGACAGCTGTACCAGCATCGCGCCCTGCTTCAGGCGCCGACGAGGCGGGACCCGGCGCGCGAAATCCAGGAGCCCTTGTTCTCGCGCGGCTCAAGACCGCCCGTGCGCAGGAGCTTGTAGGAATCGGCATACCACTGGCTGTCGGGATAGTTGTGGCCAAGCACGGCCGCAGCTGTCTGCGCCTCGCTTTCGAGCCCCATCGCGTAATAGGTCTCGACCAGCCGCGCCAGCGCCTCCTCGATCTGTCTGGTGTTGGGATACTGCTCGACCACCAGCCGGAACCGGTTGGCGGCGGCAACATATTCCTTGCGCTCGAGATAGTAGCGACCGACCTGCATTTCCTTGCCGGCGAGCTGATCTCGCGCATAGCGCAGCTTGGCCTGGCTGTCCTCGACATATTCGGACTCTGGATAGCGCTCGATTACCTCGGTAAAGGCTGCGATGGCGCGCGCCGAGGTGCGCTGGTCGCGTGTCACCTCAGGGATCTGCCGATAGTAAGCCAACCCGACGATGTACTGCGCGTAAGCCGCATCCTCGTCATTGGGGTACAAGCTGAGATAACGCGAGGCGGTATTGATCGCTTCGGAATATTGCCCCTGGCGGTAATTGGTGAAAGCGCTCATCACCATCGCCTTGCGCGCATACTCGGAATAGGGATGCTGCTTGTCGACCGCCTCGAACTTGCGGCTCGCTTCGGTCAGCTCGCCGGCTTCCAGATTAGCAAGTCCCTGATTGTAGAGCACGTCGGCCGGTTCGATAGATTGTGCATAGGCGGTAATGTCGATGTCCGGATCGGACTGACACGCGCTGACAAACGACGAAACGCCGGCCAATCCGGCGACCATGAGCGCAACTCGAATTGCGCGCCCGCGCCTACCCTTGCCCGAAGTATCCATTCTGCAAAACCTCTCAACAGCCGCGGATGCAATCCATCCGCAGAACCAGACCCGCGTTTCTATCCGGAAATGACCGAACTTCGCAACGTCATGAAGACGCTTTGCCGCATTTTTGTGGCAAAGCGTCCCTTCAAAAACAGCAGTATAGGCAAGAAAGCAGTGATATGCAGCAGCAATCGGCTGGTCAGAGCGCCCACGGCGCGAACGCCGCAGCGTTGACAGCCACCAGTTCGCCGTGACGAACGGTATCGCGACGTGCCGGCGCTTCGACGACTTCATAGGCCGTCTGGTCGGCCAGAAGTGCCCGCAGCGCCATCGCATTGAGCTTGTGACCACCGCGGTAGCTGCGATAGCAGCCGATGAATTGCGCACCGGCCAGAGCCAGGTCGCCCACGGCATCCAGCGTCTTGTGGCGGGCGAATTCATCACGGAACCGAAGCCCCTCGACATTGATCACCTTGTCGTCGTCGCCGATCACCACCGAGTTTTCCAGCGACGACCCCAGCGCGTGGCCCGAAGCCCACAGCCGCTCGACATCGCGCATGAAGCCGAAAGTACGGGCACGGGCCAGCTCGCGGCGGAACGTGTCGGCGGTAACTTCGCCCTTCCAGGACTGGCGGCCGATCAGCGGCGATTCAAAATCTATGTCGATTTCGAACCGGGTGCCGTTGTGCTGCGAGAACTCGGCCCAGGAACCGCCCATCTCGATGCGAACCGGCTTGATGACACGGATGTAGCGGCGCTTGACCGGATGGTTGATCAGGCCTGCATTGTCGAATGCCTCGATGAACACCGCGGCACTGCCATCCATGATCGGCACTTCGCTGCCGTCAATGTCGATGCTGATATTGTCGACGCTGAGCGCATAGAGAGCTGCCATCAGATGCTCGACTGTCGCAACCGAACGGTCGGGCGCCTTGCCGAGCAGGGTGCACAGATCGGTCGAGCCAACCTGCGAGGACACAGCGCGAACGCTGATCACATCACCACATGGCAAATGTCGATTGAAAACAATTCCGGTGTCAGGATCGGCCGGGTGGAAGGTGATAGAGACATTCTCACCCGAGTGCACGCCAATGCCCGACAGGGAGATAGACCGCGAAATCGTGGTCTGAAAGCCTACTACATCGCTACCCATAAGGTCCGCCGTTTCCCGCTTGATTGGTCATGGCCTCCCAAAGGCCATGCCGTCCCCAGTCTGTTGAAGCGATTCCACACATCCCCCCGCGTGGTCGATCGCTCCATTCCCTAATTCATGGGCTGCAAGATAAGGCCGCGACTCCGAGTTTCCAAATCACGCTTTTTATCGTTCTGTTACGATACAGTAACATAACGCGGCTTGAAAAACCCATTCGTTAACAATGAGTTAACAAATGCGCATGGCAGCCTCACGACTGCCATGCGATTTATCTTACAGTTTGTTACAATCCCGTCACTTGGCCTGGCGGCGCAAGAAGGCGGGAATCTCCAGCTGCTCGTCATCGTGAGTCGCGCGCGCCTGCGGCGTCATGCGGCCCTGATCGTCGAGCTGGCCGCGGCGCGGCGCGTAAACACTAGCCTCCGGTGACAGCGGACGACGCGCCTGCGGTGCCGGGCTCGGAGCAGCGGCATGCGCTTCCTCGTCCTCACGACGGCCCAGCGAGCTTGACAGCCGCTTGAGCAGGCCCATCGGGCCGCGCTCGTCGATCTGGCCTTGCGGCGCGTTGCGATGCTCCATCTCGGCCTTGACCACTGGCGGGAAATCCTCAACCCGCGGCATCCGTGACGGTTCGGCTTCCATTCGAACCGGAGCGGGAGCCTGCTGAACCGGCGCCTGTGCTACCGGCGGCGCGGTCATGACCGGCCGTTGCGGTGCGGCCGGAGCCGTTGCTTCGGGCTGGCTGGCAAACAGCCGGTTGTGCGGCTGCGAACCGGACTGCACGGCCTCCGGTGCGGGCTTTGCCTGTGTCGGCAGGCCCATCATCTGGCTGGCAATGTCGAGTTCGCGCTCCAGTTCGGCCTCTGCCGACAGGATGGTGTCAGCCACCGGATCCTTGCTGGCCTGCGCCGGCTGCGGCGCCGGCGTGGCTGTGGCGGGACGGCTGGCCTGCGGAGCCGGGCGCGGAGCAGGACGCGGTGCCGACAGCGTCGGACGCTGCTCGACCGCGCCTTCGACACGGTCGATGCCGGTGGCAACAACCGAAACGCGGATCAGGCCTTCAAGCGCTTCGTCAAATGTGGCGCCAAGGATGATGTTGGCGTCGGCATCGACTTCCTCGCGGATGCGGGTGGCGGCTTCGTCAACTTCGAACAAGGTCATGTCGCGACCGCCGGTGATCGAGATCAGCAGGCCTTGCGCGCCCTTCATCGTGGTCTCGTCGAGCAACGGATTTGCGATCGCGGCTTCGGCAGCTGCCATTGCGCGGTTTTCGCCCGATGCTTCACCGGTCCCCATCATGGCGCGACCCATCTCGCGCATCACCGAACGGACGTCGGCGAAGTCGAGGTTGATCAGGCCTTCCTTGACCATCAGGTCGGTGATGCAGGCAACGCCCGAGTAGAGCACCTGGTCGGCCATGCCGAAGGCATCGGCGAAGGTAGTCTTGTCATTGGCGATGCGGAACAGGTTCTGGTTGGGGATGACGATCAGGGTATCGACGCATTTCTGCAATTCCTCGATGCCCGCCTCGGCCAGACGCATGCGGCGCTGCCCCTCGAAATGGAACGGTTTGGTGACCACGCCAACGGTCAGGATGCCCTTGTCGCGAGCGGCCTGGGCAACAACGGGTGCTGCGCCGGTGCCGGTGCCGCCGCCCATGCCTGCGGTGACAAAGCACATATGAGTGCTGTTGAGATGATCGATGATCTCGTCGATGCATTCCTCGGCGGCCGCGCGGCCGACTTCCGGCTGCGAGCCGGCGCCAAGACCTTCGGTGACGGCCACGCCGAGCTGGATCAGCCGGTCGGCCTTGGACATCGTCAGCGCCTGGGCGTCAGTGTTGGCGACCACAAAGTCGACCCCCTGCAGCCCTGCGGTGATCATGTTGTTGACTGCGTTGCCGCCGCCACCGCCGACACCGAATACGGTGATGCGGGGCTTCAGCTCGGTGATATCCGGCTTCTGCAAGTTAATGGTCATGACACCCGTTCCTTCCTTTGGCATGGCCGCACCGCCGCGTGGGCCAATTCGATAAAATCAAAAACTCTCTTTGAGCCATTGTCCCATGCGGGACAGACGGCCACCCGCGCCGGAGATGGCTGCAAAGCCGCCCTCGCCTGCGCCGTGGGATTCGAAATGCGCGACCTGAGGATAGATCATCAGGCCAACCGCAGTAGAAAAAGCCGGGCCCTTGGCCGCCGCCGGCAGGCCGGAAATGCCCAACGGGCGACCGATCCGCACATTCCGCGCCAGAATCCGCCGTGCCGCTTCGGTCAGGCCGGTCATCTGGCTCGCGCCACCGGTGAGCACGATGCGCTTGCCGACGAGCGAGCCATATCCGGATTGCTGGATCCGGTCGCGAAGCATCTCGAGGGTTTCCTCGACCCGGGCGCGAACGATCCGCGAGACCAGTCCGCGCGGCACATGGGTGGGCTGGTCGCGCTCGTCCTCGCCAATCGGCGGAACCGAAATCACGTCGCGGTCTTCGCCCGCCTGCGGCAGCGCCGAACCGTGCACCACCTTGATGCGTTCGGCATCGTCAAGCCGGGTCGAAAGCCCGCGCGCCAGATCCATGGTGACGTGCTGGCCGCCGAGCGCGATCGCATCCGCATGCACCAGCTTGCCATCGGCAAAAACCGAAATCGTCGTCGTGCCGCCGCCCATATCGATGGCCGCGCAGCCCATTTCAGCCTCGTCGGAGACCAGCGCCGCGAGTCCGGAAGCATAAGGTGTGGCCACCATCGCCTCGACGGTGAGATGGGCGCGGTTAACCGCCAGTTCGAGATTTTTCAGCGGCGCCCGGTCAGCTGTAAGTACATGCATGTCGACGCCCAGCACATCACCATACATGCCAGCCGGATCGCGGATGCCGCGCTCGCCATCAAGCGTGTAGCTCGACGGCAGCGAATGCAGGATGGCGCGTTCGTTGAGCTGGCTCTGGCGGGTGGCGGCGTTGACCACCTTGGCAAGATCGCCATTGGCAATCTCGTGGCCACCCAGATTGACCGAGGCCGAGTGGGTTTCGCTGCCCAGCCGCCCGGCGGTAACATTGATGATCAGGCTTTCGGCGGTGACGCCGGCCATCCGTTCGGCGGCGTCAACTGCGAGCCGCACCGAACTTTCAACCGCGTCCATGTCGGAAATCACGCCAGCCTTGAGGCCGCGCGACTTCTGATGGCCGATCCCGAGAATCTCTATCTTGTGAGTACGTCCCGCCAGCACTTCCGACGCTTCGACCGGGGTCAGCCGGCCGATCATGCAGACAACCTTGGAGGAACCGATATCGAGCACCGTGACGATACTGACGCGCTTGCCCGACAGCGGCGAAAGCCGCGGCAGCATGGAGGAAGGACGGAAAAGGCTCATGTGTTCTTCTCCGCCGCCTTGATCGCCTTGGCGCGGGCCGCCAGGGCTTTCTTGCGGCGTTCGAACGAAGCTTCGCTCAACCGCAGCGTGACCCGGTCGGGAAGCCGCAGATCCACCACTGTGATATCGCGCGACAGCACGTCGCGACCGCCATCGAAATCGGCAAAACGCCTCAGCGCAGCGTCGACATCCTGTTCGGGAAGGCTCAGCGTCACACCATTGTCGAGCCGCAGATCCCAGCGCCGGTCGGCGATACGGATCGCGGCCTTGACCCGGGCGCGCAGCTGCGGATGCATCAACAGCCGGGCTTCCAGCTCGTCGGCATGTTCGTCGGCGCCAAGACCGACATAAAGGGGCAGATCAGCATGGCGAGCGCCGGTAAGCGGAGCGATCACATCGCCGCGCGCATCAACCAGTGCCAACCGGTCGCCATGCTGCCAGATACCTACAGGCTGCCGCTCGGTAACATTCACCGACAGGCCGCGCGGGTAGATTTTCTGCACCTGCGCGTCGGTAACCCAAGGCAGCTGCATCAGCCGGGTGCGGGCCAGATGCGCGTCGATCGCCACCACCGAGGTGGAGCCATCGAGCCCAAGCTGGCCGAGAATATCAATGTCGGAGGTTTCGGCATTGCCGCTGATCTGCACGTCTTCCAGTGCAAATCCGGCGCTGGTGGTCACAGCCTGGGTCACCGCTTCGGTGTGACCACCAAGCTGCATCCCGTAGAGGCCGGTGGCAGAAAGAAAGGCAAGGGCGGCAACCGACCCGACATGCGGACGGATATCCACACGGCCGGTGGCCAGCGCCCTGTAGAAGCGCACGTGACGGCGCAGAAAACGCGGCAGCACAAGAGCGCTGGCAAACGCATGGCGTCCGCCCGTCCTGTTGGCCTTAGCGGCCCTGCCTTTGTTTCCCGTCATCGACGACACGAAGCGTCCTCCACCATCCAGCTGACAAATTCTTCAAACGAATGCCCCGCCTGCAGGGCCATTTCCGGCGCCAGTGATGTCGGTGTCATGCCGGGCTGGGTATTGACTTCGAGCCAGATGACCTCCCCGTTTTCGGAGAAACGATCATCATATCGAAAGTCAGACCTGCTCACGCCGCGACAACCGATCGCCTGATGCGCCTTCAAACTCAACCTACGTATTTTTTGGTAAACAATTGGTGAAATTTCTGCCGGACAAACGTGTTTGGAGCCGCCGGCAACGTATTTTGAATCATAATCATAGAAGGTGTGTCCCTGTGGCACGATCTCGGTGACCGCCAGCGCCACATTGCCCATCACCGTGCAGGTCAGTTCGCGGCCGCCGATGTAGCGCTCGACCATTACCTCGTCGCCATATTTCCATTCTTGCGAGGTAATCACCTGCGGCGGGTGCGATTGCCCCTCGCCGACGATGACGACGCCAAAGCTCGACCCCTCGTTGACAGGCTTGACCACATAGGGCGGTGTCATCGGGTGCGCCGAGGTAAACTCGAAGCGGTTCATCACCTTCGATTCCGCCACCGGAATACCGACCGCCTTGGCGACGATCTTCGACAGCCGCTTGTCCATCGCCAGCGCCGAAGCGGTGACACCGGAATGGGTGTAGGGGATGGAAAGGTATTCCAGCACACCCTGAATGGTGCCGTCTTCTCCGTAGGGTCCATGCAGAGCATTGAAACAGACATCAGGTTTCAGCTCTGTCAGCACAGAGGCAATATCAGGCCCGACATCGACGCGGGTGACCCGGTAACCGGCACGCTCCAGCGCATCGGCACAGGGCGCGCCCGAAGCCAGACTGACCGGACGCTCGGAGGAAAATCCGCCCATCAGAACGGCGACATGCTTGGTTTTTTTCAATGCCTCGGCGTTCATCCATTTCCCTCGTTCTGTTGCGCATCCCCTCCAGGCGGGGATCCACCCAATCCGCATCATGATGCCCATCAAGGCAGAATTCAGCCGATCAGGCAGACGCGTTGCTGCACAATCTAGCGGCTGAACATTGCGCCAACCCGTTCCAGCCACACGGTACCTGGCTCAAAACCGGCGTGGTCAGCAGCGCCCGACTCATGCGCATCTGATGGAAACCCTTAGGAATCAGAGCTTTCGGGCAAGCGCAAGAGGCGGCACAGGCATCTCGTGGCTTTGCCTGCGGGTACGCCGCTGCGCGCGCAGTTCCACTATGGCGTCCGAAGGCAATCGCATGTCGCCACGGCATGCAGTCGCCTCGGCCGCCGCCGGCACCATTTCCCGCAACGATGAGTATTGGTCTAACGGGTAACAGGCGCGGAACACCGCGTTAATGAATTTCGTTTATTAGCCAAGGTGGAAACAAGTGAGAAACAGCAATACGGGCTCGATTGATGCAAAAGCGGACAGATAAAGCATTCAACTATCGATCGACCGCCCGTTTTCAAGGAAATATTTACTTGCTCTTTCAATTCCAGCTCACGCAGCGCGCGTCCGCGTCGGCCATTGCGCAGCATTGAGTTGAAAGGGTCTCTCAGGAAAATGGCAAATCCGATCGCCACTTACAATTACTGGATCAACCCTGCGCGACGGCAGGCGATGGCGACTGCCTATTCTCCGATCGTACGCGGGTTCCTGTTTCCCGGTATGGTCTATTATGCCTACATCACCCTGACCCACTTTAGGGACGAGACCGGGCTGGAGTTGGCCATGCTCGCCTCGATCAGCTTCACGACGGTTGTAAGCTATTATGTGATGAGACAGCATGTGCTGGCCGGCGACAAACTGTCGTTGCCGCGGCTCGAACTGATCGGTCTGATCGCCAACCTGCTGATCTACCTGAATGTCGTCTGCTACCTGACCATTCATTTTGAGCAGAACAAGCTGATCTATTTCGCCCTGATGGCGGTGGTTTTCTCTACGACCGGCATCACCTTCCGGGGAACCCTGCTCAGCGTTGGCCTGTCGCTGGTGACGCTCTACCTTTTCGCAGCCAAACTCCCCCAGGAAATCCTGACCCAGTACGTCTCGATCAGCATCGCCACCACTTTCGCCTCATTCGGCATGGCCATGCTGCTGCGCAAAGCCATATTCAGGCAGATTGATGCACGCTTGCTTGCCGACGAACTGGCGGCCAAGGCCCGGCGTCTTGCCGATACCGACATGCTCACGGGCATTCCCAACCGGCGCGCGGTGTTTGAGAAGATCGATTATCTGATCGACCAGCGCAGGCCTTTCTGGGTAGGAATTTTCGATCTCGACGGTTTCAAGGCGATCAACGATATCTATGGCCATATCGTCGGCGACAAGCTGCTATGCGCAATCGTCGAACGGGCCAGCAAACTCGAGATTCCCGGCGTTACATTCGGCCGGGTCGGTGGTGACGAATTCGTCGCCCTGTTTCCGGGAAACTTGCCGGAGGAAGCTGCTGCGGAGCTGGGAAACAAGGTGATCGAGGCGATCAGCCGTCCCTACCCGTTCGCGCTCCTGAACCTTGTCGTCGGCGCTTCGGCGGGTTTTTCGCATTTCCCGAGCATGGGCGCGTCCAGCGCCAAACTTTACGAGAAAGCCGATTTCGCGCTCTATAAAGCCAAGGCCAAGCACCGCGGCCGATGCCTGATGTTCGACGCCACCGAAGACAAGGAAATGCAGCAGGCGACCGCCATTGAGCGCGAATTGCGCGAAGGCGACCTCGAAAGCGAGATCTACCTGCTGTTTCAGCCGCAATATTCGCCGCAGCTGCAGCGAACCGTCGGCTTTGAAGCACTTGCCCGCTGGCAGAACCCGAAACTTGGTCTCGTTCGGCCCGACCAGTTCATTCGCGCCGCAGAACGTTCGGGCCACATCAGCAAGCTTACGGAAATCATCTTCAGGAAAGGACTCGAGACCCTTGCCGAATGGCCTGAAGACATCTCCCTATCCTTCAACCTTTCGGGCCAGGATCTGTCAGACCAGGCCTTTATCATGTCGCTGCTCGGCCAGATCATGAAGTCGGGTATCTCGCCCCGCCGCATCGAGTTCGAAATCACCGAAACCGCTGTCATGACCACGCT
This DNA window, taken from Hoeflea algicola, encodes the following:
- a CDS encoding putative bifunctional diguanylate cyclase/phosphodiesterase, encoding MANPIATYNYWINPARRQAMATAYSPIVRGFLFPGMVYYAYITLTHFRDETGLELAMLASISFTTVVSYYVMRQHVLAGDKLSLPRLELIGLIANLLIYLNVVCYLTIHFEQNKLIYFALMAVVFSTTGITFRGTLLSVGLSLVTLYLFAAKLPQEILTQYVSISIATTFASFGMAMLLRKAIFRQIDARLLADELAAKARRLADTDMLTGIPNRRAVFEKIDYLIDQRRPFWVGIFDLDGFKAINDIYGHIVGDKLLCAIVERASKLEIPGVTFGRVGGDEFVALFPGNLPEEAAAELGNKVIEAISRPYPFALLNLVVGASAGFSHFPSMGASSAKLYEKADFALYKAKAKHRGRCLMFDATEDKEMQQATAIERELREGDLESEIYLLFQPQYSPQLQRTVGFEALARWQNPKLGLVRPDQFIRAAERSGHISKLTEIIFRKGLETLAEWPEDISLSFNLSGQDLSDQAFIMSLLGQIMKSGISPRRIEFEITETAVMTTLDLSRSLLTELRASGCKIALDDFGSGYSSYEYLDQLPLDKVKLDRSFVSKVSQSVTSREIVTSVMRLCARLELRCVLEGVETPDEMAALSELSPDLIQGYLFGRPMTAAAAMQLINAQDNPVSVREPFETIRQGSMKSCTPDDASRDLPASSRHSASRL